A genomic window from Dechloromonas sp. A34 includes:
- a CDS encoding uracil-DNA glycosylase — MKLHGRHANIAAMPAFTDPQDCIACPRLAEHLANIRRRDPDWHALPVPAFGALDAELLVVGLGPGEKGANRTGRPFTGDVAGELLYPALHRFGFASAAEPLGSDNWANPAMQLHNCRITNAVRCLPPANKPTTAEIRQCNSHLQAELAAMPALKVIVALGAIAHQALLWSYSLKPKSFVFGHNVSHALPDGRLLIDSYHCSGYNWRTGRLSRESFEAVFAGVKARLG, encoded by the coding sequence ATGAAGCTGCATGGCCGCCATGCTAACATCGCCGCCATGCCTGCCTTTACCGATCCTCAAGACTGCATTGCCTGTCCGCGCCTGGCCGAACACCTGGCGAACATTCGTCGGCGCGACCCCGACTGGCACGCGTTGCCCGTTCCCGCCTTCGGCGCCCTCGATGCCGAACTGCTCGTCGTCGGCCTCGGCCCCGGTGAAAAAGGAGCGAATCGTACCGGTCGCCCATTTACCGGTGACGTCGCCGGCGAACTGCTTTACCCGGCCCTGCATCGTTTCGGCTTTGCCAGCGCCGCGGAGCCGCTCGGGTCGGACAATTGGGCCAATCCGGCCATGCAGTTGCACAACTGCCGTATTACCAATGCCGTGCGTTGCCTGCCCCCGGCCAACAAGCCGACTACAGCCGAAATCCGCCAGTGCAATAGCCATCTGCAAGCCGAACTGGCCGCGATGCCAGCCTTGAAAGTCATCGTTGCCTTGGGCGCCATCGCACACCAGGCTTTGCTCTGGAGCTATAGCCTCAAGCCGAAGAGTTTTGTTTTTGGGCACAACGTTAGCCACGCCTTGCCGGATGGTCGTCTGCTCATCGACAGCTATCACTGCAGTGGCTACAACTGGCGCACCGGGCGTCTATCTCGCGAGAGTTTCGAAGCCGTTTTTGCCGGCGTCAAGGCTCGGCTAGGTTAA
- the efp gene encoding elongation factor P, with amino-acid sequence MKTAMELRSGNVIMVGADPLVVQKTEYNKSGRNAAVVKMKLKNLLSGAASEAVYKADDKFEVVQLDKKEVTYSYFADPMYVFMDAEYNQFEVEAENMVDALKYLEDGLACEVVFYDGKAISVELPNSVVREVIYTEPAVKGDTSGKVLKPARLATGFELPVPAFVSIGDKIEIDTRTDEYKSRAK; translated from the coding sequence ATGAAGACCGCAATGGAACTCCGCTCCGGCAACGTCATTATGGTTGGTGCCGACCCGCTCGTCGTCCAGAAGACCGAGTACAACAAGTCTGGCCGTAACGCCGCTGTGGTCAAGATGAAGCTCAAGAACCTGTTGTCCGGCGCTGCTTCCGAAGCCGTCTACAAGGCTGACGACAAGTTTGAAGTGGTTCAGCTCGACAAGAAGGAAGTGACCTACTCCTACTTCGCTGACCCGATGTACGTTTTCATGGATGCCGAGTACAACCAGTTCGAAGTCGAAGCCGAGAACATGGTCGATGCGCTCAAGTATCTGGAAGATGGTCTGGCCTGCGAAGTCGTTTTCTACGACGGCAAGGCCATTTCGGTCGAACTGCCGAACAGCGTGGTGCGCGAAGTGATCTACACCGAACCCGCTGTCAAGGGCGATACCTCGGGCAAGGTCTTGAAGCCTGCCCGCCTGGCTACCGGTTTCGAGCTGCCAGTTCCGGCTTTCGTCAGCATTGGCGACAAGATCGAAATCGACACCCGTACCGACGAATACAAGAGCCGCGCCAAGTAA
- the nagZ gene encoding beta-N-acetylhexosaminidase, whose product MMYLDLGPLMIDIAGLQLTDLDRERLCHPLVGGIILFSRNYANPQQLEVLTGEIHALRSPALLIAVDHEGGRVQRFRDGFTRLPPMAALGRLWDRSPEAGLAAARDVGYVLAAELRARGVDYSFTPVLDLDYGPSRVIGDRAFHRQPAAVVALADALNGGLREAGMGSCGKHFPGHGYVIPDSHVELPVDDRSLEAMQEDLVPYRRLDLDAVMAAHVIYNCMDCNTAVFSNKWINYLRNDINFEGVVFTDDLSMAGAGIVGSMLNRVDTAYRAGCDMLLVCNAPEAVAEVLAEWKPEIDARRGKRVEVLLSGQPAKAWPALQAEPRYQAALQSIAQLTA is encoded by the coding sequence ATGATGTACCTCGACCTCGGCCCGCTGATGATCGACATCGCCGGTCTTCAACTTACCGACCTCGACCGCGAGCGCCTTTGTCATCCCTTGGTGGGCGGCATCATTCTCTTCAGTCGAAACTATGCCAATCCGCAGCAACTGGAAGTGCTGACCGGGGAAATTCACGCCTTGCGCTCGCCCGCCTTGCTGATCGCTGTCGATCACGAAGGGGGCAGGGTACAGCGTTTCCGCGACGGATTTACCCGCCTGCCACCGATGGCCGCGCTCGGCCGTTTATGGGATCGGAGCCCGGAGGCCGGCCTGGCTGCTGCCCGCGATGTCGGCTACGTGCTTGCTGCTGAGTTGCGGGCGCGTGGTGTCGATTACTCATTTACGCCTGTTCTTGATCTTGACTACGGCCCGTCACGGGTCATTGGCGATCGCGCCTTCCACCGTCAGCCTGCCGCCGTGGTGGCGCTGGCCGATGCCTTGAATGGCGGCTTGCGCGAGGCTGGAATGGGTTCCTGCGGCAAACATTTTCCCGGTCACGGCTATGTGATTCCCGACTCGCACGTCGAGTTGCCGGTCGACGACCGTAGCCTGGAAGCAATGCAGGAAGACCTCGTTCCTTATCGTCGCCTCGATCTGGATGCGGTGATGGCAGCACATGTGATTTACAACTGTATGGATTGCAATACAGCTGTATTTTCAAATAAATGGATAAATTATCTAAGAAACGACATTAACTTTGAGGGTGTCGTTTTCACCGATGATCTCTCGATGGCTGGGGCTGGCATCGTCGGCAGCATGCTCAATCGAGTCGACACCGCCTACCGTGCCGGTTGCGACATGTTGCTGGTGTGCAACGCACCTGAGGCCGTGGCGGAAGTTCTGGCTGAGTGGAAGCCGGAGATTGATGCCAGACGAGGCAAGCGGGTCGAGGTGCTGCTCTCCGGGCAACCGGCAAAAGCTTGGCCAGCCCTTCAGGCCGAGCCGCGGTATCAGGCGGCCTTGCAAAGCATCGCGCAATTGACGGCCTGA
- the acpS gene encoding holo-ACP synthase, with protein sequence MIYGIGTDIVAVKRLQGMWDRHGDRAVEKLLAPQEIVEFTRAANKGRFLAKRFAAKEAFSKALGTGVRPPAVLPAIAVSHDELGKPILVFCGQLAEMIETQGLKAHLSLSDEADYAIAYVILERP encoded by the coding sequence ATGATCTACGGAATTGGCACCGACATCGTCGCTGTCAAGCGCCTGCAAGGCATGTGGGATCGGCATGGCGACCGGGCGGTGGAGAAGTTGCTGGCGCCGCAGGAAATTGTCGAATTCACCCGAGCCGCCAACAAGGGACGGTTTCTTGCCAAGCGCTTTGCCGCCAAGGAGGCTTTCAGCAAGGCGCTGGGCACCGGCGTGCGGCCGCCTGCGGTCTTGCCGGCCATTGCCGTCAGCCATGACGAACTGGGCAAACCGATCCTGGTTTTTTGCGGTCAGCTGGCTGAAATGATCGAAACCCAGGGCCTCAAGGCTCACCTTTCGCTGAGCGATGAAGCTGATTACGCCATCGCCTACGTCATTCTGGAACGTCCATGA
- a CDS encoding pyridoxine 5'-phosphate synthase: MIELGVNIDHIATLRQARQTYEPDPVWGAVEAHLGGADGITVHLREDRRHIQDADVRRLRELTQVKLNLEMAATDEMVGIACGLQPEMAMLVPEGRHEVTTEGGLDIVAQESRLKDVIARLAEAGIVTSVFIDAELPQIEAAARIDASVCEIHTGPYAHAFHARGRDAEAPAVLAELTKIRRAGQRIRDLGMRFNAGHALNYYNVQPVARLAGVRELHIGHAIVSRSIFVGLREAVREMKQLMREAAECGE, translated from the coding sequence ATGATCGAACTCGGCGTCAATATCGACCACATCGCCACACTGCGCCAGGCGCGCCAGACCTATGAGCCAGATCCCGTGTGGGGAGCCGTTGAAGCCCATCTCGGCGGCGCTGACGGCATTACCGTCCATCTGCGCGAAGATCGTCGACACATTCAGGATGCCGATGTGCGGCGCCTGCGCGAACTGACGCAGGTCAAGCTCAACCTGGAAATGGCGGCGACTGACGAGATGGTCGGCATCGCCTGCGGATTGCAGCCGGAAATGGCCATGCTGGTTCCCGAAGGCCGCCATGAAGTAACCACCGAGGGCGGCCTCGACATCGTTGCCCAGGAGTCGCGACTCAAAGACGTCATTGCCCGGTTGGCTGAGGCCGGCATCGTCACCAGCGTCTTCATCGATGCCGAGTTGCCGCAAATCGAAGCTGCCGCGCGGATCGACGCCAGCGTCTGTGAAATCCATACCGGCCCTTATGCCCATGCCTTCCATGCGCGCGGTCGCGATGCCGAAGCGCCGGCCGTACTCGCCGAGCTGACGAAGATTCGCCGGGCCGGTCAGCGCATTCGCGACCTCGGCATGCGCTTCAACGCCGGCCATGCCTTGAACTACTACAACGTGCAGCCCGTGGCGCGGCTGGCCGGGGTGCGCGAACTGCATATCGGCCATGCCATTGTCAGCCGCTCCATTTTTGTCGGCCTGCGCGAAGCGGTGCGCGAAATGAAGCAACTGATGCGCGAAGCAGCTGAGTGCGGCGAATGA
- the recO gene encoding DNA repair protein RecO gives MNLRSKVDGQPAYVLHTYPFRETSLIVEVFSRDFGRMALLARGARRPRSAIRGLLMAFQPLEVGWAGKGEVLTLMKAEWQGGQPLLAGEALFCGYYLNELLMHLLPREDSHEQLFARYAEMLARLGSDPAGRVREADLRRFEKALLQELGYGLTLTHDNEGLPIYPAAFYHYQMEQGPVRLEHAEAAAQVLCGKTLLDLEAEDFADPRSRLEAKQLMRTLMAYYLAGKELETRKIFRELQEL, from the coding sequence ATGAATCTGCGCAGCAAAGTCGATGGCCAGCCGGCCTACGTCTTGCACACATATCCGTTTCGCGAAACCAGCCTCATTGTCGAAGTTTTTTCCCGCGATTTCGGACGCATGGCCTTGTTGGCACGCGGCGCCCGGCGCCCGCGGTCGGCGATCCGCGGCCTGCTGATGGCTTTTCAGCCGCTTGAAGTCGGCTGGGCCGGCAAAGGCGAAGTCCTGACCCTGATGAAGGCCGAATGGCAAGGTGGGCAACCGCTGCTGGCCGGTGAAGCCCTGTTCTGCGGCTACTACCTGAACGAATTGCTAATGCACCTGCTGCCGCGTGAGGACTCTCATGAGCAACTGTTTGCCCGTTATGCCGAAATGCTGGCTCGCTTGGGGTCTGATCCGGCCGGCAGGGTACGTGAAGCCGACCTGCGTCGCTTCGAAAAAGCGCTGTTGCAGGAACTGGGCTATGGCTTGACCCTGACCCACGACAACGAAGGCCTGCCTATCTACCCTGCCGCCTTCTACCACTATCAGATGGAGCAGGGGCCGGTCCGCCTGGAGCATGCCGAAGCCGCCGCCCAGGTGCTGTGCGGCAAGACGCTGCTCGACCTGGAGGCGGAGGACTTCGCCGACCCGCGTTCACGTCTCGAAGCCAAACAGCTGATGCGGACATTGATGGCTTATTATCTGGCCGGCAAGGAACTCGAAACACGCAAGATATTCAGGGAGTTGCAGGAACTATGA
- the era gene encoding GTPase Era, whose product MKKIRSGYIAIVGRPNVGKSTLLNRLVGEKISIVSRKAQTTRHRITGIVTNEDAQYVFVDTPGFQTKFSNALNRAMNRGVTQTLSDVDLVLFVIEAGRYDAKDQAVVKLLPKDRPVILVVNKTDQFKERNALLPFLAQVAAEHDYAAIVPISATKGRQTDELLAEARKHLPNEGLMFPEDDLTDKSERFLAAEYIREKVFRLLGDELPYATTVEIERFEVEGNLRRIFAAIVVDRDGHKAIVIGKGGESLKRIASEARQDMERLFAGKVYLEVWVKVKSGWNDDERLLKSLGYE is encoded by the coding sequence ATGAAAAAAATCCGCTCCGGATATATCGCCATCGTTGGTCGCCCCAACGTCGGCAAGTCCACGTTACTCAACCGACTGGTCGGCGAGAAAATCAGTATCGTTTCGCGCAAGGCGCAAACCACCCGCCACCGAATCACCGGCATCGTCACCAACGAGGATGCACAGTACGTATTCGTCGATACCCCGGGTTTTCAGACCAAGTTTTCCAATGCGCTCAACCGGGCGATGAATCGTGGCGTCACGCAGACCCTGAGCGACGTCGATCTGGTTTTGTTCGTTATCGAGGCCGGCCGCTATGACGCCAAGGATCAGGCGGTGGTCAAACTATTGCCGAAGGACCGTCCGGTCATTCTGGTGGTCAACAAGACCGACCAGTTCAAGGAGCGCAATGCCTTGCTGCCTTTCCTGGCGCAGGTTGCGGCAGAACACGATTATGCGGCCATCGTCCCGATCAGCGCGACCAAGGGACGACAAACCGATGAATTGCTGGCCGAGGCGCGCAAGCACTTACCCAACGAAGGCCTGATGTTCCCGGAAGATGACCTGACCGACAAAAGCGAACGCTTTCTGGCCGCCGAGTACATTCGCGAAAAGGTCTTTCGCCTGCTCGGCGACGAATTGCCTTATGCCACCACTGTCGAGATCGAACGCTTCGAGGTCGAGGGCAATCTACGGCGCATCTTCGCCGCCATCGTTGTTGACCGTGACGGCCACAAGGCCATCGTCATCGGCAAGGGCGGCGAGTCGCTCAAGCGCATTGCCAGCGAAGCCCGCCAGGACATGGAGCGCCTGTTTGCCGGCAAGGTCTATCTCGAGGTCTGGGTCAAGGTCAAATCCGGCTGGAACGATGACGAACGTTTGCTGAAGAGTCTCGGTTACGAATGA
- the rnc gene encoding ribonuclease III translates to MTALSVAQKLGHNFSDQLLLRTALTHRSFGTPNNERLEFLGDGILDCVIAAALFHRFPNLPEGDLSRLRANLVRQEALHRLATQLNLGDSLRLGEGELKSGGAQRPSILADALEALFGAIYLDAGFDAAHAVVVNLYAPLLDELKPGQVQKDPKTSLQEWLQGRKKPLPRYQLLEASGAAHEQRFEVACEIDNPPLRTIGHGASRRIAEQVAAEKALKELLV, encoded by the coding sequence ATGACTGCGCTGTCTGTCGCCCAGAAACTTGGCCACAACTTTTCGGATCAGCTTCTTCTCCGAACCGCCCTGACGCACCGCAGCTTTGGCACGCCGAACAACGAGCGGCTGGAATTCCTCGGTGACGGCATACTCGATTGCGTGATCGCCGCTGCGTTGTTTCACCGCTTTCCCAATCTGCCGGAGGGCGATCTCTCGCGTTTGCGGGCCAATCTGGTCCGCCAGGAAGCGCTGCATCGGCTGGCCACTCAATTAAATCTCGGCGACAGTCTGCGCCTCGGCGAGGGCGAATTGAAAAGCGGCGGAGCCCAGCGCCCCTCCATTCTGGCGGACGCCCTCGAAGCCCTGTTTGGCGCAATCTACCTCGACGCCGGTTTTGATGCAGCGCATGCCGTAGTCGTCAATCTCTACGCGCCGTTGCTGGACGAACTCAAGCCCGGACAGGTCCAGAAGGATCCCAAAACCAGCTTGCAAGAATGGCTGCAGGGGCGAAAGAAGCCTCTACCGCGCTATCAGTTGCTCGAAGCCTCCGGTGCCGCTCACGAGCAGCGCTTTGAGGTGGCCTGCGAAATAGACAATCCACCGCTACGCACCATTGGTCACGGCGCCAGTCGCCGGATTGCCGAACAGGTCGCTGCCGAAAAAGCCTTGAAGGAACTGCTAGTATGA
- a CDS encoding DUF4845 domain-containing protein, translated as MKYQRGVALSGLIFWGIIFILVAVLGMKVTPSVIEYSKILKDVKATAAKMGPESTVADVRNTFDRFAEIDMLEFSGKELEISKNGGKIVIEFAYEKRIPLFWNVSLLIDYKGSSVGQ; from the coding sequence ATGAAATATCAACGCGGCGTAGCGCTTTCTGGCTTGATCTTCTGGGGCATCATTTTCATTCTGGTCGCCGTACTCGGTATGAAAGTAACCCCCAGCGTCATCGAGTACTCCAAGATTCTGAAGGATGTCAAAGCGACCGCGGCCAAAATGGGGCCGGAATCAACGGTGGCCGATGTCCGCAATACTTTCGACCGCTTCGCGGAAATCGACATGCTGGAGTTTTCGGGCAAAGAACTTGAGATTTCCAAGAATGGCGGAAAGATCGTTATCGAATTCGCCTACGAAAAGCGGATCCCGCTCTTTTGGAACGTCAGCCTGCTTATTGACTACAAGGGAAGCAGTGTCGGGCAATAA
- the lepB gene encoding signal peptidase I: MNFALILFVLLVVTGVLYAVDVLKFRKLRSKNGPEPFWVEWGASFFPVILIVFVLRSFLFEPFKIPSGSMIPTLLVGDFILVNKYTYGIRLPVINKKIISINEPQRGDVMVFRYPEDPSLDYIKRVVGVPGDTVSYQNKRLTINGQPVEMTKTADFLHPERLYYSEQYLAKMGNVEHRLLNDTDAPAFVPDGGRFPHRENCIYNAAGVTCKVPAGHYFMMGDNRDNSRDSRAWGFVPEENIVGKAFFIWLNFSDLGRIGSFK; the protein is encoded by the coding sequence ATGAACTTTGCCTTGATACTGTTTGTATTGCTGGTGGTGACCGGCGTGCTTTACGCAGTCGATGTTCTGAAGTTCCGGAAACTGCGTAGCAAGAATGGACCTGAGCCATTCTGGGTAGAGTGGGGGGCTAGTTTTTTTCCGGTAATCCTGATCGTTTTCGTACTCCGTTCCTTCCTCTTTGAACCATTCAAGATTCCCTCGGGTTCGATGATTCCGACCCTGCTGGTTGGCGACTTCATTCTGGTCAATAAATACACCTACGGTATCCGCCTGCCGGTGATCAACAAGAAGATCATCAGCATCAATGAGCCGCAACGCGGCGATGTCATGGTTTTTCGTTACCCGGAAGACCCTTCGCTCGATTACATCAAGCGCGTCGTCGGGGTGCCGGGTGATACGGTGAGCTATCAGAACAAGCGCCTGACGATCAACGGTCAGCCGGTTGAAATGACCAAGACGGCCGATTTTCTTCATCCGGAGCGCCTTTACTACTCGGAGCAATATCTCGCCAAGATGGGCAATGTCGAACATCGACTGCTCAACGATACCGATGCTCCGGCATTCGTGCCGGACGGCGGACGCTTTCCGCATCGCGAAAATTGTATTTACAATGCCGCTGGCGTGACTTGCAAGGTTCCTGCCGGGCATTACTTCATGATGGGCGACAACCGGGACAACAGCCGCGACAGTCGCGCCTGGGGTTTCGTACCTGAAGAGAATATCGTCGGCAAGGCTTTCTTCATCTGGCTGAATTTCAGTGATCTTGGCCGAATTGGTTCGTTCAAGTAA
- the lepA gene encoding translation elongation factor 4 codes for MDHIRNFSIIAHIDHGKSTLADRIIHLCGGLSDREMEAQVLDSMDIERERGITIKAQTASLQYKARDGKIYNLNLIDTPGHVDFSYEVSRSLSACEGALLVVDASQGVEAQTVANCYTAIELDVEVVPVLNKIDLPSADPDNARQEIEDVIGIDATDAVLCSAKTGLGVEDILEAVVARVPPPQGDPDAPLKALIIDSWFDNYVGVVMLVRVVDGVMRPKDKLLFMATGALQLCEQVGVFSPKSVSRDALRAGEVGFVISGIKELTAAKVGDTITRVDRKAAAALPGFKEIKPQVFAGLYPVESNQYDLLRESLEKLKLNDASLQYEPEVSQALGFGFRCGFLGLLHMEIVQERLEREFDQDLITTAPTVVYEVVMRDGSLIQIENPAKLPELSKIEEIREPIITATIFVPQDYLGNVITLCNQKRGNQVDMHYHGRQVKVVYEMPMAEVVMDFFDKLKSCSKGYASLDYDFKEYRAADVVKLDILINSEKVDALSLIVHRANSQYRGRELASKMRELIPRQMYDVAIQAAIGSHIIARENVKAMRKDVLAKCYGGDITRKKKLLEKQKAGKKRMKQVGSVEIPQEAFLAVLRVDN; via the coding sequence ATGGATCACATCCGTAATTTCTCGATCATCGCCCACATCGATCACGGCAAGTCCACACTCGCCGATCGCATCATTCACCTCTGTGGCGGACTATCCGACCGCGAAATGGAAGCCCAAGTTCTCGACTCGATGGATATCGAGCGTGAGCGCGGGATCACCATCAAGGCGCAGACGGCGTCTCTGCAATACAAAGCGCGTGACGGCAAGATCTATAACTTGAACCTGATCGACACCCCGGGGCACGTAGACTTCTCCTATGAGGTGTCCCGCTCGTTGTCGGCCTGCGAAGGAGCGCTGCTGGTGGTTGATGCCTCGCAGGGCGTCGAGGCACAAACGGTGGCCAACTGCTACACCGCAATTGAGCTGGATGTCGAAGTCGTGCCGGTGCTGAACAAGATTGACCTGCCGTCGGCTGACCCGGACAACGCGCGCCAGGAAATCGAGGATGTGATCGGTATCGATGCGACCGATGCAGTTTTGTGCTCGGCCAAGACAGGTCTTGGCGTGGAGGATATTCTCGAGGCAGTGGTCGCCCGCGTGCCGCCGCCGCAGGGCGATCCGGATGCCCCGCTCAAGGCCCTGATCATCGACTCGTGGTTCGATAACTACGTCGGTGTTGTGATGCTGGTTCGCGTTGTCGATGGCGTGATGCGCCCAAAGGACAAGCTCTTGTTCATGGCAACCGGCGCACTTCAATTGTGCGAGCAGGTCGGTGTCTTCTCGCCGAAATCGGTTTCACGCGATGCACTGCGTGCCGGCGAGGTCGGTTTCGTCATTTCCGGCATCAAGGAACTGACGGCAGCCAAGGTCGGCGACACGATTACTCGGGTCGATCGCAAGGCCGCCGCCGCCTTGCCCGGCTTCAAGGAAATCAAGCCACAGGTCTTTGCCGGCCTCTATCCGGTCGAGTCCAATCAGTACGACTTGCTACGCGAATCACTGGAAAAGCTCAAGCTCAACGACGCTTCCCTGCAATACGAGCCAGAGGTTTCGCAGGCGCTCGGTTTCGGCTTCCGTTGCGGCTTCCTTGGCTTGCTGCACATGGAAATCGTCCAGGAGCGCCTGGAGCGCGAGTTCGATCAGGATCTGATTACCACGGCACCGACTGTGGTTTACGAAGTGGTCATGCGGGATGGTTCGCTGATCCAGATTGAGAATCCTGCCAAGCTCCCCGAGCTCAGCAAGATCGAAGAAATTCGCGAACCGATCATTACGGCGACGATTTTCGTGCCGCAGGATTATCTGGGCAATGTCATTACGCTCTGCAACCAGAAGCGGGGCAATCAGGTCGACATGCATTACCACGGCCGCCAGGTCAAAGTGGTCTATGAGATGCCAATGGCTGAAGTGGTGATGGACTTCTTCGACAAGCTAAAGTCGTGCTCCAAGGGCTATGCCTCGCTCGACTACGACTTCAAGGAATACCGGGCAGCCGATGTCGTCAAGCTCGACATCCTGATCAATAGCGAAAAAGTCGATGCGCTATCGCTGATCGTCCATCGCGCCAACTCGCAATATCGCGGTCGGGAACTCGCTTCCAAGATGCGCGAATTGATCCCGCGCCAGATGTACGACGTCGCGATCCAGGCAGCCATTGGCTCGCACATCATCGCCCGCGAAAATGTCAAAGCCATGCGCAAGGACGTGCTGGCCAAGTGTTACGGCGGCGACATTACCCGCAAGAAGAAGCTGTTGGAAAAGCAGAAGGCCGGCAAGAAACGAATGAAGCAGGTTGGCAGCGTGGAAATCCCGCAGGAAGCCTTCCTTGCAGTACTGCGCGTCGATAACTGA
- a CDS encoding glutaredoxin family protein produces MGIELTVMSRSYCHLCHDMELALAPLAAEFGATVCVLDVDADPALEAKYDELVPVLLHGDNEICHYFLDEPKTREYLAGIR; encoded by the coding sequence ATGGGAATTGAACTGACCGTGATGAGCCGCAGTTATTGCCACCTGTGCCATGACATGGAACTGGCGCTGGCTCCGCTGGCTGCCGAATTCGGAGCTACCGTGTGCGTATTGGATGTCGATGCCGATCCAGCTTTGGAGGCAAAGTACGACGAACTGGTACCGGTATTGCTACATGGCGACAACGAGATTTGCCATTACTTCCTGGACGAGCCTAAAACCCGTGAATATTTGGCCGGAATCCGCTAA
- a CDS encoding DegQ family serine endoprotease — MKRFIALLSLVFLCSFASAQTRGLPDFTELAEKQGLAVVNISTTQVTRGQSQLMPFPFDENDPAFEFFKRFIPRPPSGATPREFENKSLGSGFIISSDGYILTNAHVVDGADEVTVRLTDKREFKAKTIGADKRTDVALIKIEASGLPAVRLADPAQLKVGEWVVAIGSPFGFDNSVTAGIVSAKGRSLPQENYVPFIQTDVAINPGNSGGPLFNMRGEVVGINSQIYSRSGGYMGVSFAIPIDVAMEVQNQLRTSGKVSRGRLGVVIQEVSKELADSLGLGKPIGAVVNAVEKGGPAEKAGLEPGDVILRFDGKIINNSADLPRMVGSTRPGARSVAQIWRKGATREISITVGEMQEEKLANARPSRGGKPPEQVANRLGLVVSELNAEQKRELKMNSGLLIEDVRSAGVRTDLRPGDIVIAVISKGATTEVKTVDQFNKLLAQFEKGSNVTLLIRRGDMQTFVTIKGLNGN; from the coding sequence ATGAAACGCTTCATTGCACTTCTTTCGCTTGTTTTTTTGTGCTCCTTCGCCAGCGCGCAGACTCGCGGGCTACCCGACTTTACTGAACTGGCCGAGAAGCAGGGGCTAGCGGTCGTTAACATCAGTACGACCCAGGTGACCCGCGGACAGAGTCAGTTGATGCCCTTCCCGTTTGATGAGAACGACCCCGCTTTCGAGTTTTTCAAGCGTTTCATTCCGCGTCCGCCCAGTGGGGCGACGCCGCGTGAGTTCGAGAACAAGTCGCTCGGCTCCGGTTTTATCATCAGTAGCGATGGATATATTCTCACCAATGCCCATGTGGTCGACGGTGCCGACGAGGTCACCGTCCGTCTGACCGACAAGCGCGAGTTCAAGGCCAAGACAATAGGTGCCGACAAGCGGACCGACGTGGCGCTGATCAAGATCGAGGCTAGTGGTTTACCGGCGGTCAGGCTGGCCGATCCCGCCCAACTGAAGGTGGGCGAATGGGTGGTCGCCATCGGTTCGCCGTTCGGATTCGACAACTCGGTAACGGCTGGAATCGTTTCGGCCAAGGGGCGCTCGCTACCGCAGGAAAACTATGTTCCTTTCATTCAGACCGATGTTGCCATCAACCCTGGCAACTCGGGCGGTCCGCTTTTCAACATGCGCGGCGAAGTGGTCGGTATCAATTCGCAGATCTATAGCCGCAGCGGTGGTTACATGGGAGTTTCGTTTGCCATTCCCATCGACGTGGCTATGGAGGTTCAGAATCAGCTTCGCACCTCGGGCAAGGTCAGCCGAGGGCGCCTTGGGGTTGTCATTCAGGAAGTCAGCAAAGAACTGGCCGACTCGCTGGGGTTGGGCAAGCCGATCGGTGCCGTGGTGAACGCCGTCGAGAAAGGAGGGCCGGCAGAAAAGGCTGGATTGGAGCCCGGCGATGTGATCCTGAGATTTGACGGCAAAATTATCAACAATTCCGCTGACTTGCCGCGTATGGTTGGCTCCACCCGGCCAGGAGCGCGCTCGGTGGCTCAGATCTGGCGCAAGGGGGCGACGCGTGAGATAAGCATCACGGTTGGCGAGATGCAGGAGGAGAAACTAGCCAATGCCCGGCCGTCGCGGGGTGGTAAGCCTCCCGAGCAGGTCGCGAATCGTCTTGGTCTGGTCGTCAGCGAACTCAACGCCGAGCAGAAGCGGGAGCTGAAAATGAATTCAGGTCTGCTCATCGAGGACGTGCGAAGCGCTGGGGTGCGTACCGATTTGCGCCCAGGGGACATCGTTATCGCAGTAATCAGTAAAGGGGCGACCACCGAGGTAAAAACGGTCGATCAGTTCAATAAGCTGTTGGCCCAGTTCGAGAAGGGCAGTAATGTCACCTTGCTCATCCGGCGAGGCGACATGCAAACCTTTGTCACGATCAAGGGTTTGAATGGGAATTGA